CGAGCGCGCATTTTGCGCGATCGTGGTGCACATGGTCTCGATCCGCGGATCGCGGAAGGCCATCGTGTGCAGACGTTCCAGATCGGGCTTGTGCGCCCCGTTGAAGGCCCGCATCGCTTCGTCAAAGAGCGGCAGAGGCAGGCCGACATTGATCAGCGAAAAGGAACTCTCCAATATGTAGTCGCAGTCCGCACCGGGGGGCGCCAGGATCGCCGTGCCGCGACCGAATGTGGTATGAAAAGGTCCTGCGCCAAGGTCGAATTCAGCCCGTGCAGCTTTGGCAGTTGCCAGTTGCAGGCTGTATTCAGCGAGCGGAGGATCCGGGTATGCACCCGCCGGATTGTTCACGACGTCAAATACGCCGATTTTCTGTGACCCGAGCGTGGCTGCGTGCCGGATAAACTGCCCTTGCACGTAATTGGCGTCACCAGCCAGTTCAACAACCCGGACTGCGTCAGGCTTCGTTTCTGTCTGAGCAATTGTCATAAGCGGTTCCGTCCCAAGCGATGCAGCAGCCTAGCACAGGACGCGCCTGGCCCGTTCCACATTTTTGCGGACGGTATCCGGAGCAGGCGTGCGCGCGGCGCGCACGCCCTGACATCAGTGCAGCGGCTGCGGCGCGTAGTCGTGTTGCCGCGCCAGCGCGTAGGCCAGCTTGCGATCCGCGACCAGCGCCAGTTGCTGTCCTTCGGCATCGTGCACGGCAAAGAGCTGGTCCAGCCCTTGGGCCTGGTCCTGCACCTCTTGCGGCAGCGCCTCGATGTCGATGGGTTTGACATAGACCATCCGGCCCACATCGGCGTTCAAATCAAAGGGCGTGTTCATGACTCATCCTTTCCTGATGTTGATCGTCTGGACGATTGTCTCGGGCTTGGCTTGTGTCAGGTCGACATGCAGCAAACCGTTTTCCATCACCGCTTCGCCAACCTCGACCCCGTCGGCCAACACAAAACTGCGCTGGAACTGGCGCGCGGCAATGCCGCGATGCAGGAAGACGCGGTTTTCCGTGTCTTCGCCCTGGCGTCCCCGGATCACCAGTTGGCGGTCTTCGACCGTGATGGACAGGTCATCCTCGGCAAATCCGGCCACGGCCAGGGTGATGCGGTACGACAGGTCCGCCGTCTGTTCGATATTGAACGGCGGATAGCCTTCGGCACTTTTGGCCGTGCGTTCCAGCAGGCGTTCCAGTTGCTCGAACCCCAGCATGTGGGGGTATGAGGCAAGGGTCATCTTCGTCATGCGACACGTCCTTTTGGTCAAGCGACAGTCAGGTTTCCGCCCCTGTTGCGGCAGCGGATAGGGTAAATATGGGCAGAAATGTTGACCGGAACAAGGTCTAGGCGGTTGGGATGGTTGTGATTATATTAAAGGCTCTGCAATTGCTTGGAATCGCGCCATGAATGCCCCTTCGGACATTTCGATGAAGACAGACGAAGTGTTGCGCGTTGAACTGGAGGTGTTCAAGCGTGAGCACCGCGATCTGGATGAAGCCATCGCCGCATTGCAGGAAAAGGCCACGGGCGATCAGTTGACCCTTCAGCGGCTCAAGAAGAAGAAGCTGCGTCTCAAGGACCAGATCGCCATTATCGAAGACCGCCTGACCCCTGACATCATCGCCTGATCCTTTCGCCCCGGCCATGCTGCGACGCAGCATCGTGTCCGGTGAATCCGGTTGGGGCGGCATTGCCTATGGGTCTGATCTGGCTATAGTGCGCGCTTCTTGAACATGAGGGCGGCAAGACATGACCCAGACCCCTGTTGGCATCATCATGGGCAGCCAGTCCGATTGGCCCACCCTGCGCGAAGCCGCCGAGATGCTGGACGCGCTGGAGGTGCCATATGAGGCACGGATCGTGTCGGCCCACCGGACGCCGGACCGGTTGTGGGACTATGGCAGGACGGCCGTGGACCGGGGATTGAAGGTGATCATTGCCGGTGCCGGGGGTGCCGCGCATTTGCCGGGTATGATGGCATCGAAGACGCGTGTTCCGGTGATTGGCGTGCCGGTCCAGACCAAGGCCCTGAGCGGGGTCGACAGCCTGTATTCCATCCTGCAGATGCCGCGTGGGTTCCCCGTGGCAACCATGGCGATCGGCGCGGCCGGTGCCGCCAATGCCGGGTTGATGGCGGCGGGCATTCTGGCCGTGTCCGACGACGCGTTGGCCGCGCGGCTGGAGGCATGGCGCGACGCGTTGTCGGCGTCGATCCCGGAGGTGCCGCAGGATGACTGAACCGCTGGCACCGGGGTCGACCATCGGCATTCTGGGCGGCGGTCAACTGGGCCGGATGCTGTCAGTTGCGGCCAGCCGCCTGGGCTTTCGCACCCATGTCTTTGATCCGTCCGACCTGCCCCCTGCGGGCGATGTTGCGCATTTGGTGACGACGGCCCCCTATGAAGACAACGACGCGCTGTTTGCCTTTGCCACCACGGTGGATGTCGTCACATATGAATTCGAGAATATCCCGACCCTGACGCTGGATGCGCTGGAAGATCACGCACCGATCCGCCCGGGCCGCGAGGCGTTGCGGGTGAGCCAGGACCGGCTGGTGGAAAAGGAGTTCCTGCAGGGTCTGGGCCTGAAGACCGCGCCCTTTGCGGATGTGCCGGACATGGCGGCCCTGGCGACGGCCCTGCCCCAAATCGGAGCGCCCGCCATTCTGAAGACCCGCCGGTTTGGATATGACGGCAAGGGGCA
The DNA window shown above is from uncultured Tateyamaria sp. and carries:
- a CDS encoding AraC family transcriptional regulator — translated: MTIAQTETKPDAVRVVELAGDANYVQGQFIRHAATLGSQKIGVFDVVNNPAGAYPDPPLAEYSLQLATAKAARAEFDLGAGPFHTTFGRGTAILAPPGADCDYILESSFSLINVGLPLPLFDEAMRAFNGAHKPDLERLHTMAFRDPRIETMCTTIAQNARSGGSTDALAVDHAAFGIAALLVDKAGKVTRYPGTPAPLSDAEFSSVLDLMHDRIEEGVTLTDLARLSGRDVYQFSRAFRLRAGVAPYKFLIWMRLDRARDLLAATDLPLVEIAYACGFSSQAHLTTVFRKTLGTTPGVYRNRH
- a CDS encoding DUF1150 family protein, translated to MNTPFDLNADVGRMVYVKPIDIEALPQEVQDQAQGLDQLFAVHDAEGQQLALVADRKLAYALARQHDYAPQPLH
- a CDS encoding Hsp20 family protein; protein product: MTKMTLASYPHMLGFEQLERLLERTAKSAEGYPPFNIEQTADLSYRITLAVAGFAEDDLSITVEDRQLVIRGRQGEDTENRVFLHRGIAARQFQRSFVLADGVEVGEAVMENGLLHVDLTQAKPETIVQTINIRKG
- a CDS encoding DUF465 domain-containing protein gives rise to the protein MNAPSDISMKTDEVLRVELEVFKREHRDLDEAIAALQEKATGDQLTLQRLKKKKLRLKDQIAIIEDRLTPDIIA
- the purE gene encoding 5-(carboxyamino)imidazole ribonucleotide mutase is translated as MTQTPVGIIMGSQSDWPTLREAAEMLDALEVPYEARIVSAHRTPDRLWDYGRTAVDRGLKVIIAGAGGAAHLPGMMASKTRVPVIGVPVQTKALSGVDSLYSILQMPRGFPVATMAIGAAGAANAGLMAAGILAVSDDALAARLEAWRDALSASIPEVPQDD